A window of the Desulfobacula toluolica Tol2 genome harbors these coding sequences:
- a CDS encoding epoxyqueuosine reductase QueH, giving the protein MKLLLHTCCAPCSIYPVKVLRQMDMDVMGFFYRHNIHPFQECQKREETLKHYSDSIGLRVIYQQDYKMEEFLQSVVFREKDRCRYCYHDRLKATARVARKGKFDAFSTTLLYSKFQNHERIIKTGESIARQYDVKFFYQDFREGWKFGIEESKRLGMYRQQYCGCIYSEKDRYFKQ; this is encoded by the coding sequence TTGAAACTATTGCTTCATACCTGCTGCGCCCCCTGCTCTATCTATCCTGTAAAAGTTTTACGGCAGATGGATATGGATGTAATGGGTTTTTTTTATAGGCATAATATCCATCCCTTTCAAGAGTGCCAAAAAAGGGAAGAAACCCTGAAACACTATTCCGATAGCATTGGATTGAGGGTTATTTATCAACAGGATTATAAGATGGAAGAATTTCTTCAATCCGTTGTTTTCAGGGAAAAAGACCGGTGCAGGTACTGCTACCATGACAGACTCAAAGCAACGGCGCGTGTTGCCAGAAAAGGAAAGTTTGACGCCTTTTCCACAACCCTTTTGTACAGCAAATTCCAGAACCATGAGCGCATTATAAAAACCGGAGAGTCCATTGCCAGGCAATATGATGTAAAATTTTTCTACCAGGATTTCAGAGAGGGCTGGAAATTCGGGATTGAAGAATCCAAACGGCTTGGCATGTACCGTCAGCAGTATTGTGGCTGCATATACAGCGAAAAGGACCGGTATTTTAAACAATAA